In the Chloroflexota bacterium genome, GAATTCGTCGTGCCAAGCAACGATGCTGAGTATGCAGCGGTGATGCCGCGGACCCACGTTGTGGTCGGGCGCTTACCTCAGGACTTGCTGCCTAAGGCACGCAATCTGCGCTGGGTCCAAAACCAAGGAGCCGGAGTCGACCGCCTGCTGACGCCGGAGATCATTGCCTCTGATGTGATTGTGACGAATGCGCAGAGCCTGCACGCGACGCAGATTTCCGAACACGTCTTGACTATGATGTTGGCGTTTGCGCGGGGTTTTCTTAAGATACTTCAGGCGCAACGCGATCACGTGTGGCGGCCTCCTGACTTTCACCCCTTCTGTTTGGAGGGGCAGACCCTCGGCGTGATCGGGGCGGGCGGCATTGGCGGGGCCCTGGCCGAAAAGGCCCACCACTTGGGGATGCATGTCATCGGTCTTCGCCGCCACCCCAAGGAAAGGCCGGCATATCTCGCTGAGTTGGTGGGACCGGAGGGGCTGCACGATCTC is a window encoding:
- a CDS encoding D-2-hydroxyacid dehydrogenase, with the translated sequence MAAITVVMSTWSHRKDQVEQLRHKFSQIEFVVPSNDAEYAAVMPRTHVVVGRLPQDLLPKARNLRWVQNQGAGVDRLLTPEIIASDVIVTNAQSLHATQISEHVLTMMLAFARGFLKILQAQRDHVWRPPDFHPFCLEGQTLGVIGAGGIGGALAEKAHHLGMHVIGLRRHPKERPAYLAELVGPEGLHDLLRRSDHVAVCCPLTEETKGLVGETELRLMKQTAYIYNIGRGKIIQAEPLLQALKVGWIAGAGLDVTDPEPLPPDSELWDMPNVIVTQHTSGTAPHNDDRFYELLEQNFQRFLDGEQLLHVVDKEAGY